A stretch of DNA from Fundulus heteroclitus isolate FHET01 chromosome 22, MU-UCD_Fhet_4.1, whole genome shotgun sequence:
gCTAAATCTGCAACTAAAAAGTTCcaggatcaaaatgttaaacgtTCAGCCCTTTCTGGTTGACTTAACATCAATACAGTGCAGCTGCCTCTGTAGTGAAAATGGTCACAAACCAAAAACACCCAAAGTTTCAGTTGTGTATTACATTctggattattttcttttagattaaaaaataattatattgaaataaaacagaacccaTCTAGTTTACTTCAGAGCCTAagttaaactctttttttttttagtccacaAATAGATAATGAAATAATTGCACATTCATCAAAAAGGTAAACAACTAGTTTATTTTAGGCATAATAACTACTGGCTTTTTCAAACTGTTGTTACCAATGTTTAATAGGATAGAAATACTtttactgtcccacagtggggagaATTTGCATGTGACAAAACAGGTAGGCCTAGACACCAGACTTACACGaaagattaattaatatgaaaaagctaaattaaagttaaactatacagcagaagagaaagaaaaccacTGTGCAATTAGATAATAAggcattttcaaataaaaattaagtgtTCAAGTTGAAAATTGAAGAAAAATCAGTAGATTTACCGAATGATGTAACATtttagtcaaacttttttttattgcacaaaTTAACAAATAGCTGCAAAAACATCCCCTTAACAGAACCAACCCATCCTGTAAATATACAGCTCTGGTAGGTCTGTGCAGGGTTGTAGTGAAACCTGCTCTAAGAGTTATTTTCATTCTGTAGTGAAGCATCTCTGCTTTGTTGTTCCTAACATCTTTAAACTGCAGCCAGAggctttgttttgttattttacaggAAATCTAACAAACTTACCCTCTAATCACAGCTGCACGCTCTGCACCTCTCACTGTTTTCACAAAATGGTATGGCCCACACGTGATTGGCCGTTTGGACGCCATGTTGACCAATCAAAATGAGTCCTGGCGAGAGAGGAAAGGTGAGGGCTTAGCAGTGAGTAGAAGCTCTAATCTTAGGCAGCTAGAAGCTCAGCTGATATGAGGCAGCTCGCtgcacagttttcttttctggtaAATTTAAAGTGTTCCTACGCCTTTAAAACTTCAGGTCTCTTTCTCTGCGCCGCTTTTTGCCCGTTGCTTTCTGTCTCCAAAGCGGATAACCACACTTGGCATCCATGTAGTAGCAGGTTAGACTATCATTAGCGTTAGCCGCCTGGCTGGAACACAGTgcgctgaaaaaataaaaaatgtaacaaagctTCAATAAATGTGACGAAGCTTCGCAGCAGATAATTTTGCCTCAATTAATTTTATGATTCAAGGTCCTTGAAATCATTCAATGAATTGTGAGAGTTCCACTTGATTCTGTGCAATTTCCTTACGATTTCCATTGTCATGTTACCCCCAAATCTCTTCTAATGATAATGTCATAGGTGACTCATTCAGTAATAGCATTTACTGTATGCATCCCTGATTTATACCAAAATATGTCCTTTTAACTTTGGACTGCATTTGGGCCAAGCACTATTGTTAGTTACACAATTGAAGTCTTTGAATCACAAAAACGGAAAAGTCTCGGGTTGTGGTTTGAAGGTCAACGATCTATTTCCCCCTCTGCTAAGTTGCCTTGGTAATATCCTCATGTGGAAAAACACTTCAACAATTTCACAAAGTGAAGTTCACAACATGAAGCTGTCGGAGAGTGTTTGTGAAGTTGCCAGAAGTCACGGTGCAAATTGTGTCTCTGCGTTGACGCAGATATATTTATGtgaaaaattacaaattttgCATGTATTTAATGGAATGTCTGCCCCTATTGATGTGTATTGATATAAATTACTGTCCTAACAAACAGCTACATATTCTCAACACCAGAGGTGTATGAGCTATGTAGATTGTGTGGAAAAAATACCATCTACTGAAAACTGGCAGCTAGCTTGATTTATCCTTATTGAATCATAGGGAGTGAGCAGAGTTACACTGGTAGTCACACCTTGCTTcagtcttttgaggtggaggattttcaCCCCCCTCGTCACCAGAGCTTGAGGGAGTCTTTGTGGAGTCTAGCGGACCAGAGCCGTATAATTTTGAGCCAGTGGCTCAAGGCGCTGACTCAGCAATGCCCGAAGGCGGTACCAcagaggcagtggaggacaatTGAGTATATATTATCAGATTTATTTCCCGCCTTGTAATTCAGGCAGGATCACTGACAGCTTTACTCATGTATGATTCATCAGCAGTGTGGAAACCGAGTGTGATTGATCTCcactgctctctttgctctgactgcaggccgGTTTCAGGAcaaagcagcagctgtctgcctgtgagacagccaTTGGCAAGACTATTAACATTTAATCACTAGATTGGATACTAATTACTGATATCTCCAACATAATTTTGCCTAGTCAAAACTCTTATTCAAAAATATCTGTATTTGAATTTTGCAGAGTAACATTCAAACTCTTTCGCCATTCATGTGTTGTTTGTCACGACAGATATATGTAATTTAGGTTTGACCATTTAGACCATTACATTAGCTATATCTTAAATCAAAGTTCATCCTAGTCACAGTGGCATTACGAGAAGTCAAAATGACGTTATAGATATCTATAATGGTAATTCCAGAGAGTTAAACCtactgattaaatgttaaaatagcaACACAAATTCGAAATTAAATGCAAGACCACCATTTAATCCTGGTAGGGTGCCacactaaaaacaaaagcaagatttcaaaatatgcactaatttgtcaaaataatgaccgtAAGACatccatgttaacagtttaatggcaaaaatagttgatttgggggtgaaTTATCCTTTAAACAGGAAAACCTTGAGCTGCTTTCAACCACTGCATGTCTtgttaatgtaaaaataatggcTGAGCTGCCAGGACAGAGGGAGTTACAGTACCAATGAAATTCAGATCCTGATCCTGAATgataatcttctttttttttttcaattgcaGTTTTTGAGTGTTTACACCAATTTTTCAATCATTAGGAAGCCCTTTCTGCCCTAGGTTCACGTTGTTAGCATATTTCCTCACTTTGGACCTGAGTATGAATAAAACTATCAGGAACTACCAGTATggatacatttaaaaagtaaaagttatacAAATGATTATATATACAccataaaagaaaatgcatcGTGTGTGGCTTGCTATGGATTTTCAGGAAGTCTATAAAGCCTTTCTGACCAACCACATGGTGATCAGCACACACGTCTCTGAATATAAAGTCTCAGTATCGGCTGTCATTCCCATTTTCAGATCAACAACAATGCCAGTCGGATTTGAGCACAAAGTGAGAAGAAAGGAGAAGCGCAGATAAATTTCTTTTTAGCTGGATTTTAGTTTTGGTCTCCTCCTGTGCTCTTTGATTCCTCTCCTCTCAATGTGTTCCTTCTTAAGTCTTTATGGATTTTCTCTATTCTCTcttctgtatttatttcatttcatttaccCCCTCCTTTATCTCTGGTTTCCTTTACCCTTCCTGTCTTTGTCTTGTTTCCTtccattcttttcttttcttttcaccttAGCTTTCACCTCCCCTAATCAACCTGATTTAGCTTCCAGTATTTTCCTATTGAGGCCATCTTCCGTCTGCCTTcactctcttctctcttctcttcagtGCTCCAGGTTCTGGTCCCATGTTCCGGTCCACCACGGTGGCAATCGACCCGGCGAATCAGCCGCAACCAAACGTTCAGCGGAACTGGGAAGATTTCCATCCGAGTGGCGCCGAGCAGGCAACAAGTAAGAGCTCTTATCCGCTTAAAAGGCATGTGCTGGGCTGCTTAAATAGTTTATGAGAGAGTGTTTGGTTTTGGTGATGAGGATATCACTCTTGATACTGAGGGATTAACCGGCGTGTGGTCTGCCGAATTATCTCTGTTGACAGGAGAAATGAAATGGGAGAGGAATGAACGCGTGGAAGCAGTGCAACGCAGTACAACAAGAAAATTGTGTTCAGGGCAATTATACAGCAAATGAAATAATGCTGCGGGGATTCAGAAAGAGCAGCAACCGTCAAAGCTTCTCAAAGTAAAAGTAGTTAAATTCAGCAGTAGAAAATGCAGCCGGGAGAATTTGCAGTAAATTAGCACAAACATTTCTGGTATTGACCGACTGAAAATCATCTCTGCGTTGCCGGCAATTTTGACATCAAGAGTCGTTTCAGCATTCATTTAGTCCTGAACTATTCAGCTGAGTTGAGACCATGTTTATGTTATGTAGCTGGTatgaaaaagtacattttttggAAATCGAAATCGAaatctagttaaaaaaaaaatttctggcATTGGCATATATTTCAGTCATTTGTGGTAATGACCATATGTGACTAGGATAGGGTGGGATTCATACTGCAGTATGCTGCATCAGCATTTTGTTGATAACCTTGTCCTGCTGTCTCATTGCTACATGCCACTGAAGGTGTTTTAAGGGTTTACAATTTGTTTTTGGTTGAACTTTCTTGGATTAAAGATAGCTCAAACGTATGCTTGTTTAATCACTGTCACATCAAAGAGGAAAgtgatttaaataataaatagataaaCATTTAAACCCAAAAGGCCATTGGTTCCCATCAAAACAGGATTATGATTCTTTGTTGCCCCAGAGCACTGAAGCTTAACAGTCATTTGGATATAAATATTATGGCAAATAATTACTTCTAAGAAATAACAGCGAGTCACAGCAGTATAATGCCtcacaaaagtatttttaacccttgaagtttattttatattttgtgacattacaaccacaacagGCCACCACAAAGTAGCTgcgaagtgaaagaaaaatatgtttttagtaGACTCCCagtacaaatctgaaaagataCGTGTGTATTTATACTCAGACCACTAAATAAAGTACATGTAGTTGCTTTCCTAAGTTGAAGACCAACAAACGCATCTCCCAGAGCCCTGCCCAAGCCTTTATCTGAGAATGGAAAGAGCATGGCACAACTGCGAATGTACAAAAACATGGCAGTCAACCTAAACTTAAGCAGGCAAGAAGAGCATTAatggagcaataagtgaaatgtcattattttagatagaaagaactaaaaaacagTGATGTGAAGGTGGTATGGCGTCACTCCACAGCGCTTTATGTTGTTCTCCAGACTCATGTTTGCATAACCGGGCCAGATCGTGCGTGCGTGTACATGTGCACGTGTGCATATaagtgcatgtgaacagctgtcACTCAGGGCATAGTCCCTCAGAATTCTGGCAACTTCactgcagtgaggaatgttctgctctttatattggagaaaccaaacaacctctccacagacgcatggctcaacagaggagagctacctcctcaggacaagactctgctgtccacctacacctaaaggacaaaggacactcttttgaggaccaaaatgttcgcattttggacaaagaagacagatggtttgaaaggggcgtgaaggaagccatctacgttaagagagaaagaccaaccttaaacagaggaggaggacttaggttccaactctcaaaaacggtagataatacagctataggattggttctggccaatcatcacctcaatcctCAACCTCATACTGGTGATCAAgacgttattggcctggctctTGTTAGCCCGGCCAATAACGACCATAACAATTTCCCATTGCAGAGAcgtggaccagtttcagtttaatgtgcaggccaacaatgaccttaacgactcctcattactaaggggtggacctgtttcggttcaatttgcatgtcatctaagccattacaaggcaaggcaaatttatttatatagcacaattcagtacagggacaatgcaaagtgctttacatgattaaaaaatcgctaattaaaacagaataaaagcaagtaggaataaaatgtagatagaaaatagaacaaaaaagtggtgattcagttaactagaacagttgaaggcaagcctaaacaaatgtgtttttaatcttgatttaaaggaactcaggctttccgcacctttacaattttctggaagtttgttccagatcagtggagcataggaactaaatgctgcttctccttgtttacaaggcctttgttaggcagtactataaagcttgcaactccacactactccagattttttaaattgagaaagctttctagATATGAAGCGAagcgtcttcaaacttcagaaaaacgtccagttgttttgtattttaacttttttggtaTGACCATgatctggatgactgagaatcttcaccagcttttTGACATGAAGTGGAAATCTTaaaataaggcaaaaataaatatcctTAAGGTTCCTCATGAACAAAGATGGGTGTCCCTATTGTGATTAATAGTGCGATAACTTGCCTTTTCACAAAACTCACACGGCAGCTGCCTGTgtctgtgagacagcgctgagggaatagAGAGACCCCACAAAGTAGCCAAGACACTAGTAGGTTGCAAAGCGCAACATACAGGAGCCAGATAGAGTTGATATTtcaaaatcaattaaatttaaacatctcatgatatttaaatttattttaaactctgattagaataagtgtgcaaatatacTAGCTGGGCTATATcatatgctttacattgtttCAACATATTTCTGATTAGCTTCTGATGGTGTGGCAGATTTTCTTATGATGTGGCGGTGCGCCACAATCACATCTGTATAACAGAAACCCTGGTTGTGgggcaaaaaaaagtttccccttgctaagtatatatatatatatatatatatatatatatatatatatatatatatatatatatatatatatatatgtgtgtgtgtgtgtgtgtgtgtgtgtgtgtgttgttacATAGAGGCCCGAGGGgtgcattggcaaaaaaatcttgattttccaaaaatttattCTTCAAAAATTGCAAATTTCAATTCATCCATAAAATCgatttatcacccagccctactgCAGAGATCCATGGATAAGGTTGGAACAGTTGCAGGACGTGAACAGTTGTTGAATGAAAGCCATGCGAAATGCTGTTTGGAGCAAAACTAACCCCGCACATCACATTGCAAACAAGAATGCTGGTCAGAGCAGGACTTAGCTAACCTTCTAGAAAGATAAATACCCTAAAGAAATGTCAGTTggtagatgtgcaaagctggtagaaacaaaAGGTGGTTTTAAAATGCCTTTACTCATGATTTCTcttgcggggggggggggggggggggtattttccTTGGCTGGATGGATCAGCAGAACTCCACAGCATAGAGCAAGGTCTATGCAGAATTCTTGGACAGAATTACTTTCTGAACTTGTTTTGAAACCGGAGGCGATATCAGATCCTTTCAGTTCATCGCAGGTGGATTTGCAAGCAAATGGCTGCATTTTAAGAGCTAAGAAAATAGAACACAGACTTCAAAGAAACAATCAACTGTCATCCGTTCTGATCTGAAAAATATGCCACCCCCTCATTTGGAAAAGGTTTTTCATTATAAAGTCAAAGTCAATGGAAAAGTTGGACAGCTCCTTTTTAATTCAGCTGTTTCTCTGAGTGCTAATGCATTTGCATTTACACAATAGGGAGAGAGCAATTTCATTTTAAGGCTCACCTTCtataaaaacccaaatattTTATAAACTGTGTTCTCGGGCATAAGAAGGGGACATATTAAagataacttttatatttatgaGTCATTTAAAAACTCTCACTCAGGACTATCTGCCTGAATTCCTTAACAAACCTGTTTGCTGACAGATGAATGCCTGATAGCTTGTTGCACACTAAAATAGTTATAGAATATTAATCCTACATGGTTGGAATAAAACCTTTTCTATTTATCATTCACAAGTGAGATACACACTTAACTTTACTCACGGGCATCATGGGCGTCataaatttgtgtgttttttctgatGGATTTGCACCATTAAGTCTTCAGGGTGCAATGATAAGTCCATGAATTGTCCATAGCAAATAGGTTGGGCCCATTCCAGAAGTTTAATGCCATGCTTTATTTAGTGTTAGAAATCAAGATTTGCTTTgcttgggatcattgtcctgttggaacaccCACCTGTATCCGAATGCCAATGACCCAATCCCAACTATCCCTTTCAAATAACTGGAAATTGGTCAGGGTACTCTGGAGTAAGTAAGGAGCAACCGAAGCTAAAGCCTATCCTAAACTAGACCACTGTCCATAGCAAAGTGAGTTCACATCAACATCAACTCAGAAGCTgtcaacaaaaaagaaatttagaaCTTCAAGCTGTGAAACTTATGCCTTCAAGCTTGACTGAATTTGCAGCGTTTCACGAAAATATGATTCAAATGACCGAACAGTTCAAATGCATCTTTGAAAGCTCAAAATGGCTGTGACATTCATTCCTGTGATGAGTGTGTGTAGCCATCTGACCAGCAGTGTATGTTTTCCTAAGTTGGTCCTGCACTAATAAATAATGTGCtgaatgcattaaaactgaaaatcttAATAGCATTAGTGGAATATTGTCTGTCTCagagttttctttctgtttttattgctgaggTAAAAAAGATACTTCTGccatgttttgcatgtaaatctAAGCACTGTCAGCAGTAGTAATTCTCTGTTTTCTTCTCCTatccagaacctcagaacccGCTGATCCAATCCTTCCTACCCCTAGACCCCACACTTGAGACCAGACTCCTGAGCAACACTCAGTGGGCGTACGGCCAAACGGATGCAAACAACTCTCCGGGTGCTGCTGATGGATGCTGCATCCTCAAAAAGACCCATCTGGGCTGCAGTCACCTCAGAGCCAAGCACACTTTTAACCCTGACGACACACACTGTACTGTTTCAAATCACTTCTACAACCATGTGCAACCTCAGTGTTACATGAGTAACGCCATGTCTCCTGTAGATGTCCCACCAACTACCACTGCCACAAAAACCTGTGACAAGTCTAAACTGAACACAAGTGACAACAGTGGCAAGGGGATGAGCACAACGACTGATGCTCTGTCAGCGCCAGGCAGACTCCGCCCCGTGTCCTTCTCCCTGCCTAAGAGGACCTGCGTGCTCCTGCACCAGTCTGCTGCGGTTTTCATCCAAGCCGGACAGGGTGCAGGCTTGCCAGGGAAACAAGTGGGTGTGGCAAATCAGGAAAGAGCCAAAAACATCGGAGAGAAAGTTGCTGATAAGGGGCTCAAGTCTCCAGTGTCTTCAGATGTGGATGCCTGGGACACTTTAAATCAGTGCAGTGTAAACAGCAAGATTGAATTCCAGCCTGCTGAGTCCGCTGACAAAGCACCGTTGGGACTGCCGAGGAATAAGGCCCAGATTTCTTCATGCAGTCGTAATGTGATTGGAGCGGAGCACTTGACTATTAGTGAGAGTGGAACCAAGCTCTCTTTCTGTAAAGACAATGGGAATGAGGCCGAACATGAGACTGGAGCTCATCTTTATTCAAACGGTGACAAAACAGGGCAGATTTCTGGCAGCGTCAGCACagagccagtgcagagagtcAATGAGGTCCCCGATCAGGGGACAACAGGTCCAGAAGATAAAGATCTGCTTTGTCCTGCCACGGATTCTGCTGACAACACTGTTTCTTGTGTCGTAAATGAGACTCTAACTCCAACACAACCCGAAGAATCTGGCCTCCCCTCGATAACCTGTTACAAAGCATCACCGCCTGTCCCTCCAAATCGCCCCAAGGAGCCTTTCTGTCAGGTTCTGAGCCGTGATGGAAGCAGGGTTCTTCTTTGGCCCACGGAGATGGTCAACTACACCAAGACGTCGCCTTCCATATCCTACAGCGTCAACCCCCTACTGTACGACTTCAGAGCCCACCACAAGGCCCAAAAAGGGGGCAGAGAAAAGAAAGGAGGGCTGGAGGaatggagggagggagaaaaGCCATCTGTGATCAAACAACCCGACTGCCAAGAGAGGCATGAAGATacagagggaggaaggaaaGTAAAGATAGATGAAAGGGAAGAAGAGGCAGAGGGGCGACAGGCAGGAAATCCTGTGGAAGCTGACGACCATTGTGATGGCGGCGACACAATCCAGCCGCGCTCCAGTTGCCCTgataaaaatgctttaaaatttgTTCCCGTTTCTGCAGAATGTCGCCATTCGCCGGCGCTGGGCCTTCAAAAAGTGGcaaagagaaggagaaggaggagggcaGGGACGGGGAGGGGAATGAGGAAGAgggggagaaagaaaagaagaggaaaggcGAATAAAAAAGACTCCGAAAAGGGAAGGATAATGAGTCCCCTTTCTGCAAGTCAGATGTTTGAAGGGAGAGGGGAAGAGAAGCTGAAAAGAGAGGGCAACACAAAAGACGAGAGGAGAGATAAAGAGCTATTAAGTAATCTCACTGCAAATCGGCAGGTAGGAGGGAGAGAAAAGAAGGCAAGGGAAGAGGAGCGAAGGATGAGAGGAGATCAGACGATGCGAGAGAGGGCAGGTAGAAATGACGAGAAGAGGGGAGAGCTATTAAGTAATCTTCCGGTGAATCGGTGTAATCGGTGTAACCAGCTGTGTCTGCAGGTGAAGCGGGAGGCCAGCCAACATCAATCCCACCAATCAGCCTCCGGATGGGGCCCGGGGCTCAGAAAGCTCCTCTGCAGGGGTGCAGCGTGCAGCTCTGTGATTAGCCCCGTCCCCAAGTCTGTTATGGAGACGCCACGCTGTCCTGCAATTACACCCGACCCTGCTGAGGATGACAAAGGGACGAGAGTGATGCACAAAGACATGCAGGCGGGGAAGGAGGACGGGAAGGAGCAAAGGAATCCTAGCAGCGCCGAGATAAGAGGCACCGAGGACGCCGAGGAAAACACGTGTAAGCTAGCGATTAGCGGTGTTACTTTTCCCCGTCGAGACGCAGCGTGTGAGGAAGAAATGCGTCTCGTGCTCGAACCTCACGGAGGAGCAGCGGGAACTCCGCCGATTAGCCCCATCCCTGCTTCCTCCAGAGACACAGCGTGTggtcaaacaaaaacattacctGCAGGACAAAGCTGTGCTATGATAGCTCAGAGCCCACACTGTTCACAAACAGAACTGAGAGTCGGATCGGCCTGCGAGGACGCGGCTCCTCCGGCTCAGCTGCTCTCAACGATGTTGCAGAGAGCAGGAATGGCTGGAAAGAGGCAGGGAGGTTCGCCGGAGCCCGCGGTACCGAAGAAGAAACGGAGACGAGGAAGGAGGCACCTGAGGAGGTTCATGAACGTTCTGATGAAAAGGCGACAAAGAGCACAGGCCAGTTTGACCTCCAGTCTCAGTGGGGCAGGGAACTGTTGTTGTCAGGAGCTCAGatccacagactgccacttACTTTGTAGGACACAACAGTCCTTGTGCCACAACACCGAGGCGGAAACATTTAGCTGCGGTTGTGATGATCAACACAAGCGCTGCTGTTGTGCCGACAGGGGAGGCAGCGGAGGAGACGCTAACGGTTGCAGTCAGTTAAACTGCGATGGCGCCGAAGGCTTGACGCAACTCGGTGACTGTCACACCTGTGACACACCAACGCGGTGGAGCCAGGGAGCCGAGGCGTCTATCAGAGATGGACATGATTCTGCCGCCTGCTGTGATCAGGGTGCAGAGTTTGTCAGGGGGTGTCAAGTGCGCGCGGTTGACCAGAATCCAGAGTCT
This window harbors:
- the LOC105933296 gene encoding uncharacterized protein LOC105933296, producing the protein MACYYIVISSTHLHDGQLRSIKGVFRGPIGASGQRNTDEGDSRFYCELCNKQYVRQQQYENHINSYDHHHKQRLKELKQREFYRALACRRQRRRREEKREERALRRVHQRDVRRTGECAPGSGPMFRSTTVAIDPANQPQPNVQRNWEDFHPSGAEQATKPQNPLIQSFLPLDPTLETRLLSNTQWAYGQTDANNSPGAADGCCILKKTHLGCSHLRAKHTFNPDDTHCTVSNHFYNHVQPQCYMSNAMSPVDVPPTTTATKTCDKSKLNTSDNSGKGMSTTTDALSAPGRLRPVSFSLPKRTCVLLHQSAAVFIQAGQGAGLPGKQVGVANQERAKNIGEKVADKGLKSPVSSDVDAWDTLNQCSVNSKIEFQPAESADKAPLGLPRNKAQISSCSRNVIGAEHLTISESGTKLSFCKDNGNEAEHETGAHLYSNGDKTGQISGSVSTEPVQRVNEVPDQGTTGPEDKDLLCPATDSADNTVSCVVNETLTPTQPEESGLPSITCYKASPPVPPNRPKEPFCQVLSRDGSRVLLWPTEMVNYTKTSPSISYSVNPLLYDFRAHHKAQKGGREKKGGLEEWREGEKPSVIKQPDCQERHEDTEGGRKVKIDEREEEAEGRQAGNPVEADDHCDGGDTIQPRSSCPDKNALKFVPVSAECRHSPALGLQKVAKRRRRRRAGTGRGMRKRGRKKRRGKANKKDSEKGRIMSPLSASQMFEGRGEEKLKREGNTKDERRDKELLSNLTANRQVGGREKKAREEERRMRGDQTMRERAGRNDEKRGELLSNLPVNRCNRCNQLCLQVKREASQHQSHQSASGWGPGLRKLLCRGAACSSVISPVPKSVMETPRCPAITPDPAEDDKGTRVMHKDMQAGKEDGKEQRNPSSAEIRGTEDAEENTCKLAISGVTFPRRDAACEEEMRLVLEPHGGAAGTPPISPIPASSRDTACGQTKTLPAGQSCAMIAQSPHCSQTELRVGSACEDAAPPAQLLSTMLQRAGMAGKRQGGSPEPAVPKKKRRRGRRHLRRFMNVLMKRRQRAQASLTSSLSGAGNCCCQELRSTDCHLLCRTQQSLCHNTEAETFSCGCDDQHKRCCCADRGGSGGDANGCSQLNCDGAEGLTQLGDCHTCDTPTRWSQGAEASIRDGHDSAACCDQGAEFVRGCQVRAVDQNPESTLSQTEPLVYACLTDPLTCSTNDRCQCESTHDPTNDSKESASRQICKTDDTFHRSGDSNEKNERSERSEEGEAEAQCHIHERTPLSDPESDYRSCVGVHQSETDGGQRHGFSRAPDCNRSSNTANNTSTRNEAEHVLTRERQREEKAEEAEEEDKRLERRREEWEKEWVRRKEKEERERRKGIEFEHFFSEKRQCFPHHLPPHCIPLHAPLFIRPSLSSSSSFSFHHTFIQHNLSLLPPPSHLSLSSYPHILPPFSPHLSPLGV